The following proteins are co-located in the Leptospira weilii genome:
- a CDS encoding FAD-dependent oxidoreductase, translating into MKYSEIFQPIQIGSITLPNRVIMGSMHLGLEGMPMPVERMIAFYGRRFDGGVSFITTGGIAVNHEGRGANIFFNFQKEEDCKELSVVANTLKPKGIFCAQLFHAGRYSYHRDLVAPSALRAPINRFIPKALSEEEAWKTVEDFGDSALKAKEVGFGAVEVMGSEGYLINQFFSSVTNHREDFFGGSPEKRMNFAVEVMKNVRKKVGKDFPVIYRMSGIDLIPGNPTFEEVIILAEKLKAAGADALNIGIGWHESRIPTISMLVPRGAWAKISGKIKEKIKDIPIIASNRVNMPEVMTRILKDREADMLSMARPFLADPDIVNKIRADQEERINTCIACNQACLDHTFKEQLVSCLVNPSANRELEIGQLKVADKKHVVVVGSGPGGLESARISAIRGHKVTVLEATDRIGGQLNLAAQIPGKSEFFETIRYFKNELKNLGVEIQFGHHATLDSIIELKPDAVIFATGVKPREFSLPGMEKKKTASYADYLSGKFKPGNRVAIIGGGGIGCDVAHKLTEEDSPTIDSYFHRYNVKSYTNAQIRKEKPNRKVSIFRRSGKIGSGLGATTAWALLQELESKDVGFYTSLNYKEVTDQGLVVETKKDGPITIECDSIILCAGQLSEVSLYEEFKAKSPEIPSYLIGGAKDASGIDAKRAMLEGFEAAIGIGVN; encoded by the coding sequence ATGAAATATTCAGAAATTTTCCAACCGATCCAAATCGGTTCGATCACTCTTCCGAACAGAGTCATCATGGGCTCCATGCATTTAGGATTGGAAGGAATGCCGATGCCCGTGGAAAGAATGATCGCATTCTACGGTAGACGTTTTGACGGAGGCGTTTCTTTTATCACGACGGGAGGAATCGCCGTCAACCACGAAGGAAGAGGGGCCAATATTTTCTTTAATTTTCAGAAGGAAGAGGACTGTAAGGAACTATCCGTCGTGGCAAACACACTCAAACCAAAAGGAATTTTTTGCGCTCAACTCTTTCACGCGGGAAGGTATTCGTATCATAGAGACCTAGTCGCTCCTTCCGCATTAAGAGCGCCGATCAACCGCTTTATTCCAAAAGCCCTTTCCGAAGAAGAAGCCTGGAAAACCGTAGAAGATTTCGGAGACTCTGCGCTCAAAGCGAAAGAAGTAGGCTTCGGTGCCGTGGAGGTAATGGGAAGCGAAGGGTATTTAATAAACCAATTTTTTTCTTCCGTTACAAATCATAGAGAGGATTTCTTTGGAGGAAGTCCCGAAAAAAGAATGAACTTTGCGGTCGAAGTCATGAAAAACGTACGCAAAAAAGTGGGAAAAGATTTTCCGGTGATTTATCGTATGTCTGGAATTGATTTGATTCCAGGCAATCCGACTTTCGAAGAAGTGATCATTCTTGCCGAAAAACTAAAAGCGGCAGGCGCCGATGCGCTTAACATAGGAATCGGTTGGCACGAATCCAGAATCCCTACAATTTCCATGCTCGTTCCCAGAGGAGCCTGGGCAAAAATTTCCGGAAAGATCAAAGAAAAAATCAAGGATATTCCGATCATCGCATCTAACCGAGTCAATATGCCGGAAGTTATGACTCGGATTCTAAAAGATCGAGAAGCTGATATGCTAAGCATGGCAAGACCTTTTTTAGCAGATCCTGATATTGTAAACAAGATCCGAGCGGATCAAGAAGAAAGAATCAATACCTGCATCGCCTGCAACCAGGCCTGCCTGGATCATACATTCAAAGAGCAATTGGTCTCCTGTTTGGTCAACCCTTCCGCCAACAGAGAACTTGAAATCGGTCAATTGAAAGTAGCGGACAAAAAGCACGTGGTAGTAGTCGGTTCCGGGCCTGGAGGACTTGAATCGGCAAGAATCAGTGCGATCCGAGGCCACAAGGTAACCGTGTTGGAAGCAACCGATAGGATTGGGGGACAACTCAACCTCGCCGCACAAATTCCGGGGAAATCGGAATTTTTTGAAACAATTCGTTATTTCAAGAACGAACTTAAAAACTTAGGAGTGGAAATTCAATTCGGTCATCATGCTACGTTAGACAGCATTATAGAACTCAAACCGGACGCCGTCATTTTTGCGACCGGGGTAAAACCAAGGGAATTTTCCCTTCCGGGAATGGAAAAAAAGAAAACGGCTTCTTACGCGGATTATCTTTCCGGAAAATTCAAGCCGGGAAATCGTGTGGCGATTATCGGAGGAGGAGGAATTGGTTGTGACGTAGCCCATAAGCTTACGGAAGAGGATTCTCCTACGATCGATTCCTACTTCCATCGCTACAATGTAAAATCTTATACGAACGCACAGATCCGAAAAGAAAAACCGAATCGCAAGGTATCCATCTTTCGAAGATCCGGAAAAATCGGATCCGGCCTTGGGGCGACAACCGCCTGGGCCTTACTTCAAGAACTGGAATCGAAGGATGTTGGATTTTACACTTCTCTCAATTATAAAGAAGTTACGGATCAGGGCCTGGTCGTTGAAACCAAAAAAGACGGACCGATCACGATCGAATGCGATTCTATCATTCTTTGCGCGGGACAACTCAGCGAAGTTTCTCTTTACGAAGAATTCAAGGCGAAATCCCCGGAAATTCCGTCGTATCTGATCGGAGGTGCAAAAGATGCTTCCGGAATCGATGCGAAGCGTGCGATGTTGGAAGGATTTGAAGCGGCGATCGGAATCGGAGTAAATTAA
- a CDS encoding SpoIIE family protein phosphatase, with protein MFYKLIFVLSISTFVECYSDLESAIHEKDFQDLSGSWEIYTGSAQSLFKNESDLDLWKTVPVPSNLKNFVNSPTDSIVLRKRFELKTSIDFPLSITLGKISDHVQVRWNGQELSEELFADYQNSTPQGYDRTRIYSISEKRILRKNEILVFVRPYFDYEYGILSGPIEIGPSGTIWKRFYLREIGGLLMSGSFLLIGGFFLFLSLREKKREENFYFGLFLILFALFQIFLSDLKYLTGWKILYLKKIEYSILVFLFPLFCRFLNSLFKKARTGFHTLLEIGTLVIFIWILFSQTVSHLDTINRYVLQVSWIGFVYFSFKILFPNLKKNFESRMILSGILFLLICVGIDVFSQRGMFEIARLSGLGVSGFLFFLTLILANKFVKMKEKLRSWNRVLETAIRNRTQELSSSLEEIRSLKEQQDGDYFLITLLFQPFLSKSLKTDLARIDVHRKQFKSFQFKNRSYEIGGDIVLNEQVLISGVPYQVLINADAMGKSLQGASGALIFCSVVKSFLQTQDYEFRNPENWLFLLHSNLQAVFESFDGSMLVSGILSLYQIETGDLFFINCEHPPIILSRNGKTSYIFERAITRKIGFPDSNTKVKIEYYKLLPEDTILYGSDGREDLYMQDPLCSSRKLKSSVPDLFFELVRHSIPEPKDLEFKITEKGVLSDDLSFLRIQTGFETGSNKSLFECKTLVREGSKFLQKGEFQKACFQYARASIQNPGDLKLSRLVLLLAKKSENLRLVRFFSEKIALRTDGLEIQAPKNSPKKETCLQVESIRNSKIDPNLKKIKYQ; from the coding sequence TTGTTCTACAAGCTTATCTTTGTCCTTTCCATCTCAACTTTCGTCGAATGTTATTCCGATTTGGAATCCGCAATTCACGAGAAAGATTTTCAGGATCTTTCCGGTTCCTGGGAAATATACACCGGTTCCGCTCAAAGTCTATTTAAAAACGAATCCGATTTGGATCTTTGGAAAACCGTTCCCGTTCCGTCCAATCTAAAAAATTTCGTAAACTCTCCGACGGATTCGATTGTACTTCGAAAGCGTTTTGAACTGAAGACTTCCATCGATTTCCCGCTTTCCATTACTTTAGGAAAAATTTCGGATCATGTACAGGTCCGATGGAACGGACAAGAGCTTTCAGAAGAGTTGTTTGCGGATTATCAAAATTCAACACCTCAAGGTTACGATCGAACCAGAATCTATTCAATTTCCGAAAAAAGAATCCTACGAAAAAACGAAATACTCGTTTTCGTTCGACCTTACTTCGACTATGAATACGGGATTCTTTCCGGACCGATTGAAATCGGTCCCTCCGGGACAATCTGGAAAAGATTTTATCTTCGCGAAATCGGCGGACTTTTAATGTCAGGTTCCTTTTTGCTAATCGGCGGATTTTTTTTATTTCTTTCCCTGAGAGAAAAAAAGAGAGAAGAAAATTTTTATTTCGGATTGTTTTTGATTTTATTCGCCTTATTTCAGATTTTCCTTTCGGATTTAAAATATCTCACCGGATGGAAAATTCTTTACTTAAAGAAAATTGAATATTCTATTCTTGTGTTCTTATTTCCCCTTTTTTGCAGATTTCTAAACTCTCTTTTTAAAAAGGCGCGCACCGGATTTCACACTCTTTTGGAAATCGGAACCTTGGTGATATTCATCTGGATCCTGTTCTCACAAACCGTCTCGCATTTAGATACAATCAACCGATATGTTCTTCAGGTTTCCTGGATCGGGTTCGTCTACTTTAGTTTTAAAATTCTCTTTCCTAATCTGAAAAAAAATTTCGAATCCAGGATGATTCTTTCTGGAATACTATTTTTATTGATCTGCGTAGGAATCGACGTATTTTCCCAAAGGGGAATGTTCGAAATTGCCCGTCTTTCCGGATTGGGAGTTTCTGGGTTTTTATTTTTTTTAACTTTGATTCTCGCGAACAAATTCGTAAAAATGAAAGAGAAATTAAGATCTTGGAATCGGGTTTTGGAAACTGCGATTCGAAATAGAACCCAAGAACTTTCTTCTAGTCTGGAAGAAATTCGAAGTCTTAAAGAACAACAAGACGGGGACTATTTTTTAATCACCCTTTTGTTTCAACCCTTTCTATCCAAAAGTCTCAAAACAGATCTCGCGCGGATTGACGTACATAGAAAACAGTTTAAGAGTTTTCAATTTAAGAATCGGTCTTACGAAATCGGAGGGGATATTGTGTTAAACGAGCAAGTCCTCATATCGGGTGTTCCGTATCAAGTTTTGATCAACGCAGACGCGATGGGAAAATCCCTTCAAGGCGCAAGTGGAGCGTTAATTTTCTGTTCCGTCGTAAAAAGTTTTCTACAAACTCAGGATTATGAATTCAGAAATCCAGAGAATTGGCTTTTTCTTCTGCACTCCAATCTTCAGGCAGTTTTCGAATCTTTTGACGGAAGTATGCTCGTTTCCGGAATTCTTTCCTTATACCAAATCGAAACCGGGGACTTATTCTTTATCAATTGCGAACATCCTCCGATCATTCTCTCTCGAAACGGGAAAACGAGTTATATTTTCGAAAGAGCCATTACACGAAAGATCGGCTTTCCCGATTCAAATACGAAGGTAAAAATCGAATACTACAAACTTTTGCCGGAAGACACAATTCTTTACGGTTCGGACGGAAGAGAAGATTTATATATGCAAGATCCATTGTGTTCTTCTCGAAAGTTAAAATCTTCGGTTCCGGATCTATTTTTCGAATTGGTCCGACATTCCATACCGGAGCCCAAAGATCTGGAATTTAAAATTACCGAAAAAGGTGTTCTTTCAGACGACTTGAGTTTTTTAAGAATTCAAACCGGCTTCGAAACCGGTTCCAACAAAAGTCTTTTCGAATGCAAAACATTGGTCCGAGAAGGGAGTAAATTCCTTCAAAAGGGAGAATTTCAAAAGGCTTGTTTTCAATACGCAAGGGCTTCGATCCAAAATCCCGGAGATTTGAAGTTATCCAGGCTCGTTTTACTTTTAGCGAAGAAATCCGAGAATTTAAGACTTGTTCGTTTCTTTTCTGAAAAAATTGCCTTGAGGACCGATGGACTTGAAATTCAAGCACCTAAAAATTCCCCAAAAAAAGAGACCTGTTTACAAGTTGAAAGTATACGGAATTCAAAAATAGACCCAAATTTAAAAAAAATAAAATATCAGTAA
- a CDS encoding LIC14007 family protein has translation MKIYSGAISSSKSNQPFLFVTKNGSKRKIPIYEPQKVLENALAYGFEKNVLIISYNLLLDHTGDSNLAENGYLPFSARFYEIFIQDSWFFLSNRIETFLREREQMNLIFTVIPNSKIKF, from the coding sequence ATGAAAATATATTCGGGCGCAATTAGTTCCTCGAAATCAAATCAACCGTTTCTATTCGTAACGAAAAACGGATCCAAAAGAAAAATTCCAATTTACGAACCTCAGAAAGTTTTAGAAAACGCTTTGGCCTACGGTTTTGAAAAAAATGTTTTAATCATTTCCTATAACCTACTTTTAGATCACACTGGGGATTCGAACCTTGCAGAAAACGGTTATCTTCCATTTTCCGCAAGGTTTTATGAAATCTTCATTCAAGATTCTTGGTTCTTTTTATCCAATCGAATCGAAACCTTTCTCAGAGAACGAGAACAAATGAATCTAATTTTCACGGTGATTCCAAATTCTAAAATAAAATTCTGA
- a CDS encoding DUF45 domain-containing protein, protein MSSVFEKLDEESMKSTALNLLEKRTFEFRKLPRGKLLMGKKIEAKFFPYSNLGSSIRIYPEKLEFKIHSFYLKSEPENLEAIIDLLLYKLLKQPIPNELESTVRKFYESHTTQKNRANKNKKRIERSPIQNQKLRLILENVNQSYLRIDLSDLEIFWGKSKSTTRLGHYDPTHKMIVINPILSFESVPNFVLEYIVFHELLHVYFPVMRKKGRNVIHSKEFKIFEKKFSDYKRANAWLKSEFHRTMILH, encoded by the coding sequence ATGTCTTCCGTTTTCGAAAAACTAGACGAAGAATCGATGAAATCCACTGCGCTGAATCTGCTGGAAAAAAGAACATTCGAATTTCGTAAACTTCCAAGAGGCAAACTTTTAATGGGGAAGAAAATCGAAGCTAAATTTTTTCCCTACTCTAACCTAGGAAGTTCCATCCGTATTTATCCCGAAAAACTCGAATTCAAAATTCATTCGTTTTATTTGAAGTCGGAACCGGAAAATTTGGAAGCCATAATCGACCTTCTTCTATATAAGTTACTAAAACAACCGATCCCGAACGAATTGGAATCCACGGTCCGAAAATTTTACGAAAGTCATACAACACAAAAAAATCGCGCAAACAAAAATAAAAAGAGAATCGAACGTTCCCCTATTCAAAATCAAAAACTAAGACTGATCCTGGAAAACGTGAATCAATCCTATTTGAGGATAGATCTTTCCGATCTCGAAATTTTTTGGGGAAAATCTAAATCGACCACAAGACTCGGGCACTATGATCCGACACATAAAATGATCGTAATTAACCCGATTTTATCCTTCGAGTCCGTTCCAAATTTTGTTTTAGAATACATCGTGTTCCACGAGTTGCTGCACGTTTACTTTCCGGTCATGCGAAAGAAGGGAAGAAACGTTATCCACAGTAAGGAATTCAAAATATTCGAAAAAAAATTTTCGGATTATAAACGGGCAAATGCGTGGCTAAAATCCGAATTCCACCGAACGATGATTTTACATTGA
- a CDS encoding FKBP-type peptidyl-prolyl cis-trans isomerase: MKTRVITFHYILHDTEGNLIDSSEGKAPLSYLEGVGHIISGLEEEMKKMETGEKKKINVSAEKAYGIKDPDLVFDVPRSQFPPNEDLQVGMMFQTDEPDKVFTITELQEESVIVDGNHPLAGVNLVFDVELTGIREATEEEISHGHVHGEGGHHHHH, from the coding sequence ATGAAAACTAGAGTGATTACTTTCCATTACATCCTTCACGATACCGAAGGCAACTTAATCGATTCTTCCGAAGGTAAAGCTCCGCTTTCTTATCTGGAAGGAGTCGGGCATATCATTTCCGGTCTGGAAGAAGAGATGAAAAAAATGGAAACCGGCGAAAAGAAAAAAATCAACGTTTCCGCAGAGAAGGCTTATGGCATAAAAGATCCCGATCTTGTTTTTGACGTTCCCAGATCCCAATTCCCACCCAACGAAGATTTACAAGTAGGAATGATGTTTCAAACCGACGAGCCGGATAAGGTTTTTACGATCACCGAACTTCAGGAAGAATCAGTTATCGTAGATGGAAACCATCCTCTTGCAGGAGTAAATCTAGTTTTTGACGTCGAATTGACTGGAATTCGCGAAGCCACCGAAGAAGAAATCTCACACGGACACGTTCACGGAGAAGGCGGTCATCACCACCACCATTGA
- a CDS encoding ATP-dependent helicase, whose protein sequence is MSWKEELNAAQLEAVLTQKGPVLVLAGAGTGKTKTIVSRLAQLVSSGVPTSSILLLTFTRKAAREMLLRASSIGDKRCAEVQGGTFHSFCSGVLRRFAPALGISSGFTILDDSDTLDVFQFLRNEKDFGKTKSRFPSNETLISIYGEIQNTGKTLQSILEKDYPLFLQRTKDISQIFEDYKSYKTERSLLDYDDLLYFTRDLLTNHPGIRSALSERYKFIMVDEFQDTNKVQAHIACLLASEHSNLMVVGDDAQCIYTFRGASVRGILDFPKIFPNTKTIFLEKNYRSTTAILNLANEVLQNFSEKYDKYLFTDNENGSIPSVLQFEDELEEAEGITEILLRKKEDGIPFKKMCVLFRAGWNSNQLELVLAKRNIPFVKFGGRKFIETAHIKDLLSFLKLLLNPLDSVSWVRVLKLIPGIGNSKANGILDKIRKSSGSFEVLLGENETAIDKYISPLYHLYQKHREINSEVKKITSDFIDYYRVLLEKNYDDSKRRSEDLDSVLGFSLKYTSLGDFLSDLTMDHASLSLDKIKPDNTETDLLHLSTVHSAKGLEFDLVFILNATEGIFPSSKNTDTEEERRLFYVAITRARKELYFTRPSLAHSRSGPYYTKLSRFLSEIQSPEKVYELKLMPGKSAPQNFFSTKVSSSKTANDSFSRIQDYFGN, encoded by the coding sequence ATGTCCTGGAAAGAAGAATTAAATGCCGCTCAATTGGAAGCAGTCCTTACCCAGAAAGGACCGGTGCTTGTTTTAGCAGGCGCCGGAACCGGCAAAACAAAAACCATCGTTAGCCGATTGGCGCAGTTAGTTTCCTCGGGCGTTCCGACCTCATCCATTCTACTTTTAACATTTACTCGCAAAGCCGCCAGAGAAATGCTTCTCAGAGCATCTTCTATCGGAGACAAAAGATGTGCCGAGGTTCAAGGCGGAACTTTTCATTCTTTTTGCAGCGGAGTTCTACGAAGATTTGCCCCGGCTCTCGGAATATCCTCCGGTTTTACGATTTTGGACGATTCCGACACCTTAGACGTGTTCCAATTTTTAAGAAACGAAAAAGATTTTGGCAAAACCAAATCCCGCTTTCCTTCCAACGAAACCTTAATTTCCATTTACGGTGAAATTCAAAACACTGGAAAAACTCTCCAATCTATATTAGAAAAAGATTATCCTTTGTTTTTGCAAAGAACGAAAGACATCTCCCAAATTTTCGAAGACTATAAATCATATAAAACAGAACGATCTCTTTTGGATTACGACGATCTGCTCTATTTTACTAGAGACCTTCTTACCAATCATCCGGGAATCAGAAGCGCACTTTCCGAAAGATACAAATTTATCATGGTGGACGAATTTCAAGATACGAACAAGGTCCAAGCACATATCGCCTGTCTTTTAGCTTCGGAACATTCTAATTTGATGGTGGTCGGTGACGACGCTCAATGTATCTACACGTTTCGCGGAGCTTCCGTACGCGGTATTTTAGATTTTCCTAAAATATTTCCGAATACAAAAACGATTTTTTTGGAAAAAAATTATAGAAGTACAACTGCGATCTTAAATCTCGCAAACGAAGTCCTTCAAAATTTTTCCGAAAAATACGATAAGTATCTTTTTACGGACAACGAAAATGGATCGATTCCGAGCGTTCTGCAATTCGAAGACGAATTGGAGGAAGCCGAAGGAATCACCGAAATTCTCCTACGAAAAAAAGAAGATGGTATTCCCTTTAAAAAAATGTGCGTCCTTTTCCGCGCCGGATGGAACTCGAATCAGCTCGAACTTGTTCTCGCAAAACGGAATATTCCATTCGTAAAATTCGGGGGAAGAAAGTTTATAGAAACAGCTCACATCAAAGATCTGCTTTCCTTTTTAAAATTGCTCCTCAATCCCCTGGATTCAGTTTCTTGGGTTCGAGTTTTAAAACTGATCCCCGGAATTGGAAATTCTAAGGCTAACGGCATTTTAGATAAGATCCGGAAATCCTCCGGCTCTTTCGAAGTTCTTTTAGGAGAAAACGAAACCGCAATCGACAAATATATTTCTCCCCTTTATCATCTCTATCAAAAACACAGGGAAATCAATTCGGAGGTAAAAAAAATCACTTCCGATTTTATCGATTACTATCGAGTCCTTTTGGAAAAGAATTACGACGATTCCAAACGAAGATCCGAAGATTTAGATTCTGTTCTAGGATTTTCTTTGAAATATACTTCGCTTGGGGATTTTTTATCGGATCTTACGATGGATCACGCGTCCCTAAGTTTGGATAAAATCAAACCGGATAACACCGAAACCGATTTACTTCATTTATCCACTGTACATTCCGCAAAGGGATTGGAGTTCGATCTCGTTTTCATTTTAAATGCAACCGAAGGTATTTTTCCCTCAAGCAAGAACACCGACACCGAAGAAGAAAGAAGACTTTTTTACGTGGCGATCACAAGAGCCAGAAAAGAGTTATATTTCACAAGACCTTCTCTGGCTCATTCCAGGTCCGGGCCATATTATACAAAACTATCCCGTTTTTTGAGCGAGATTCAATCTCCGGAGAAAGTCTACGAGTTAAAACTGATGCCCGGGAAATCCGCGCCGCAAAATTTCTTTTCGACTAAAGTCTCGTCCTCTAAAACCGCAAACGACTCTTTTTCCAGAATACAGGATTATTTCGGGAATTAA
- a CDS encoding ketopantoate reductase family protein, with the protein MFRILVLGAGAIAGLYAGKLKQVGCRIDFWVRRNSSELEKNGFLIESSLWGNFRYKADRILESVPEDLKGYDLILNCLKCLPEIRLETILGKHIPNDLPILLLQNGIGIEEAISSLYPDNEILGGLAFVCANRIDNGKILHLDYGELTIGSWNRNPSSICSQIVELFNKAGVPTQSTEMIRQARWKKLMWNASFNPIGVLSGGKNTSEILAQTFGRKLVIEIMKEVQKLSKLDGAEVPDIQIETFLRMTETMKPYKTSMLLDFEAGRVLELEAILGNAIRIGEKKGLEVPHIQTLYFLLKLRTGTHS; encoded by the coding sequence TTGTTTCGAATTTTAGTTTTAGGGGCCGGAGCCATTGCCGGACTTTACGCCGGTAAACTCAAACAAGTCGGCTGTAGAATCGATTTCTGGGTTCGAAGAAATTCTTCCGAACTGGAAAAGAACGGCTTTCTGATAGAAAGCTCTCTTTGGGGAAATTTTCGATACAAAGCAGATCGAATTTTAGAATCCGTTCCTGAGGATTTAAAGGGGTACGATCTTATTCTCAATTGTTTAAAATGTCTTCCGGAAATTCGTCTTGAAACGATCTTAGGAAAACATATTCCAAATGATTTACCGATCCTACTTTTGCAAAACGGAATCGGAATCGAAGAAGCGATTTCTTCTCTTTATCCGGACAATGAAATTTTAGGCGGACTTGCTTTTGTCTGTGCCAATCGTATCGACAATGGCAAAATCCTTCATTTGGACTACGGAGAATTGACGATCGGATCTTGGAATCGGAATCCTTCTTCCATTTGCAGTCAAATCGTGGAGCTTTTTAATAAGGCCGGAGTTCCGACCCAAAGTACAGAAATGATCCGACAAGCCCGTTGGAAAAAACTGATGTGGAACGCTTCCTTTAATCCGATCGGTGTTCTTTCCGGCGGAAAAAACACTTCCGAAATATTGGCTCAAACTTTTGGCCGTAAACTCGTAATCGAAATCATGAAAGAAGTTCAAAAACTTTCCAAACTCGACGGAGCGGAAGTTCCCGACATTCAAATAGAAACTTTTCTCCGAATGACTGAGACGATGAAACCATATAAGACAAGTATGCTTTTGGATTTCGAGGCTGGGAGGGTTTTGGAACTGGAAGCAATTCTCGGAAACGCAATTCGAATCGGAGAGAAAAAAGGTTTAGAAGTTCCACACATTCAAACCCTTTATTTTCTTTTGAAATTACGAACGGGAACCCATTCATAA
- a CDS encoding AAA family ATPase — translation MKLSTETYLLSPALEEAILLAEVTSRPLLLKGEPGTGKSLLAEYLADQRKLPLYTWHIKSITQAKEGLYFYDAVSRLNDSRFSEDSEKVKNIENYIRLGALGEAFSLDKKSIVLIDEIDKADIEFPNDLLLELDRMEFFIPEISKRIQAKHRPLTIITSNNEKELPAAFLRRCIFHYIEFPDPEFMKKIILSHYPGVGHTLLIKALEMFYLIRRMDDLKKKPGTSELLDWIQILVHQGAVLKDEVRIPFLGALIKNEEDLRLFRN, via the coding sequence ATGAAACTATCCACTGAAACATATCTTTTATCTCCCGCATTGGAAGAGGCGATCCTTCTCGCCGAAGTAACCTCTCGCCCTTTACTTTTAAAGGGAGAACCAGGAACCGGCAAATCTCTTTTAGCCGAATATCTCGCGGACCAAAGAAAGCTTCCTCTATATACTTGGCATATCAAATCTATCACCCAAGCGAAAGAGGGCTTGTATTTTTATGACGCGGTTTCTCGATTGAATGATTCTCGTTTTTCGGAGGACTCCGAAAAAGTAAAGAATATAGAAAACTATATTCGGCTTGGTGCGCTTGGGGAGGCGTTTAGTCTGGATAAAAAATCGATCGTTCTCATCGACGAAATAGATAAGGCCGACATTGAATTTCCGAACGATCTACTTTTAGAGTTGGATCGAATGGAATTTTTCATTCCCGAAATTTCGAAACGTATTCAAGCAAAACATCGTCCTTTGACTATTATCACTTCCAATAACGAAAAGGAGCTACCTGCTGCTTTTTTAAGAAGATGTATTTTTCATTATATAGAATTTCCGGATCCAGAATTTATGAAAAAGATCATTCTTTCTCATTATCCGGGGGTGGGTCATACGTTGCTTATCAAAGCTCTTGAGATGTTTTATCTCATTCGGAGAATGGACGATTTGAAAAAGAAACCGGGGACAAGCGAACTTTTGGATTGGATTCAGATTTTAGTACACCAAGGAGCGGTCTTAAAAGACGAGGTTCGGATTCCGTTTCTCGGTGCGCTTATAAAAAACGAGGAGGATCTGAGGTTATTCAGGAATTAA